The DNA sequence TCCCCGCCATCGAGGTGGAGTTCCTGGAGGACTCTGGATACCTGGAGCTGAAGATGATGCCGAAGGGCTCGGGCTCCGAGAACATGTCCTTCCTCAAGATGCTCTCGCCGGCGGATGGGCTCGCGGGGATCAAGAAATTCGTGCTCCAGTGTGTCCTGGAGGCCGGAGGGAAGCCGTGCCCGCCGACGCTCGTCGGCATCGGGCTCGGGGGGACGTCGGACCTGGCGATGAAGCTCGCCAAGGAGGCGATCTGGCGGCCGATCGGCTCGGCTCACCCGGACCCGGCCATTGCGGCGCTGGAGGCCGAGCTTCTGGAGGCCATCAACTCGACCGGCATCGGCCCCATGGGCCTGGGTGGAGATACCACCGCACTCGCTGTCCAGATCGAGTACGCGCACACCCACATCACGCAGAACCCTGTCGCGGTGACGCTCCAGTGCTGGCGCGGCGAGCGCGCCATGGCTTGCATCTACCCCGACGGCCGCGTCGAGCATGGCTGGTGAGCATGGCCGAGCACAGCTTGACCACGCCGCTCAGCGAGCCCCAGGTGCGGAGCCTGCGCACCGGCGACTGCCTCACCCTCGACGGGATCGTCTTCGGCGTCCGTGACGCCACGCTGATCCGCATCTTCGACCACGGCCAGGCGCCACCCGTCGACCTCCGCGGCGCGGTCTGTCTCCACACCGCCCCGAACGTGAAGAAGATCGGGGAGCGGTACGAGCCGCTCTCGGTGGGCACGACGACGAGCATGAGGATGGACCGCTTCACCGGCCCCCTCCTCGAGCGCTACGGCATCCGCGCCATCATCGGCAAGGGCGGGCTCTCCGGCGAGAGCCTGAAGCACTTCGAGCGTCTTGGGGGCGCGTATCTGGCGATCACCGGCGGGGCGGCCGCCCTGGAGACGACCCAGATCGAGGCCATCGAGGCCGTCTGGTGGGAGGACCTGATGCCCGAGTGCCTCTGGAAGTTCCGGGTGCGGGGGCTCGGGCCGCTCACGGTCGCCATGGACGCCCACGGCGGAAACCTCTACGCCGAGGTTCTCGGGGAGGCGCAGCGGCGCCTCGCCGACATCTACGCGAAGCTCGGCATCAAGTAGACATGCGCCGGGGCGCCCTCCTCCGCTCAGACCTCGTCGCCTCGATGGGCTGCGCTCGCTCGGACGCCTCCGCTGGCCCCCCCATCCCCCCGAGGCGGGGGGTAGTCCTCGCGGCCCAACTGCGTTGGCCCGCTCGGAGCGCTCCGGCGTCCTGCGCTTCGCGGCCCGCTACGGCTCCTCGGATTCGCTCCGGAGGGCATCCCCGGCGCATCTCTCTGCGGCGGGTTACTGTGTAGCCATGGACGTGTTCAGGCGGGGGATCAAGATCTGCGAGGCCCGGATGGGCCTGGTCTCGAACAACAAGGAGCTGGTGACCCGGTCGGAGTACTTCTCGGACCGCGTGATGCAGTCGCTCCTGACCGACTACCACAAGGTGGAGGAGATCCCCTGGGCGGAGGACCTGGACGCCCAGATCGACGTCGTTGACGTGCCGGGCACCGCACCCGAGATCACCCTGGGGCGAAGCCGGGCGCTCGCCGTCGGCGACTGGAGTGCGCTGGAAGCCAGGGCCTCGGACCGCCGCTACACGCTCTTCGGCAACCTGGGCTTTCTCTTCCGCTACACGATCCGGATCCTCGAGGAGCAACACCGGATCTGGTCCTTCCACGCCTCGGCGATGGCGGACGAGAAGACGGGCGAGCTCTGGCTGATCCCCGGCGGCGCGGGCGCCGGCAAGACGGTCTTTCTCCTGGCCGGCCTCGAGCGCGGCTGGAGGATCTTCTCCACCGAGATGACTCACCTCAGGGTGTCCGAGCGCGGGTGCGAGTGGTTCAAGGGATCGCTCTTCGACAACGTGAGGATCGGGACGCTCCTCTACGACTTCCCCGGCGTCGCCGCACGGCTCGGCATCCGCTTCCCCGAGGTCAAGGACCCGTGGGCCCACAAGATCGCCCTCGACCTGGGGCATGTCCAGACCTCCACCGACACGCTCACGAGCCCGCCGCTCAGGATCGTGAGCCCCAAGGTCGAGTCGGGACGCGAGCGCGCCATCGTGTCGCCGATCGAGA is a window from the Candidatus Rokuibacteriota bacterium genome containing:
- a CDS encoding fumarate hydratase, which gives rise to MPAIDPKLVVETAKGLYIRALKVLPPDVKAALARALERESHPRAREILGVMLKNLEVAESRGLLVCQDTGTPVYKLRIGRGLEYDGPALMAAIVEGVKQATLEHPLRSSVCHPIDRSNPQTNTGERIPAIEVEFLEDSGYLELKMMPKGSGSENMSFLKMLSPADGLAGIKKFVLQCVLEAGGKPCPPTLVGIGLGGTSDLAMKLAKEAIWRPIGSAHPDPAIAALEAELLEAINSTGIGPMGLGGDTTALAVQIEYAHTHITQNPVAVTLQCWRGERAMACIYPDGRVEHGW
- a CDS encoding fumarate hydratase C-terminal domain-containing protein → MAEHSLTTPLSEPQVRSLRTGDCLTLDGIVFGVRDATLIRIFDHGQAPPVDLRGAVCLHTAPNVKKIGERYEPLSVGTTTSMRMDRFTGPLLERYGIRAIIGKGGLSGESLKHFERLGGAYLAITGGAAALETTQIEAIEAVWWEDLMPECLWKFRVRGLGPLTVAMDAHGGNLYAEVLGEAQRRLADIYAKLGIK